The Kaustia mangrovi genome has a segment encoding these proteins:
- a CDS encoding NADP-dependent malic enzyme: protein MASKDNPGKRPTVSDVEALLFHQRGKPGKLEITPTKPMATQRDLSLAYSPGVAVPVRRIAEDPITAYDYTAKGNMVAVISNGTAILGLGALGALASKPVMEGKAVLFKRFADVDAVDLEIDTTDVDAFINSVRYLGPAFGGINLEDIKAPDCFIIEQQLREMMDIPVFHDDQHGTAIIAVAGLINALHLTGRRLQDITLVINGAGAAAIACVELVKAMGLPHDRAILCDSKGVVYKGRTDGLNQWKAAHAAETEARTLTDALQGADVFLGLSVKGALTPEMVAGMADQPIIFAMANPDPEITPEEVAEVRDDAIMATGRSDYPNQINNVLGFPYIFRGALDVRARTINDAMKIAAAEALAKLAREDVPDEVAAAYHGQRPRYGPDYLIPVPFDPRLISHIPPAVAKAAMDSGVAGKDIVDIDAYVAELSARLDPIAGSLQGIFEQARLNPRRVVFAEGEEERMIRAANAFANSGLGQAILVGRDQEIEQTVRTLGIELNDAVSILNARLSDRNTDYADFLYKRLQRRGFLLRDCQRLVNNDRNIFGSCMVALGDADAMVTGITRNYSVALENVRRVVDPRAGQRMIGVSMALCRGRTVFIADTTCHETPAADELADIAEGAAGVARRFGYEPRVAFLAFSNFGHPKGERSETMRRAVERLDERGVDFEYEGEMQADVALDRQAMALYPFARLTGPANVLVMPDVDSASIATKMLQQLGGVTVVGPLIVGLDKSVQIAPLSATANELVNLAAIAAFDING from the coding sequence ATGGCGTCCAAGGACAATCCGGGCAAGCGCCCCACGGTGAGCGACGTCGAGGCGCTCCTGTTCCATCAGCGCGGCAAGCCCGGCAAGCTGGAGATCACGCCGACCAAACCGATGGCGACCCAGCGGGATCTGAGCCTTGCCTATTCGCCGGGCGTCGCGGTGCCGGTCCGGCGCATCGCGGAAGACCCCATCACCGCCTATGACTACACGGCGAAGGGCAACATGGTCGCCGTCATCTCCAACGGCACGGCCATTCTGGGGCTCGGCGCGCTGGGCGCGCTCGCCTCCAAGCCCGTGATGGAGGGCAAGGCCGTGCTCTTCAAGCGCTTCGCCGATGTAGACGCAGTCGACCTGGAGATCGACACGACCGACGTCGACGCGTTCATCAATTCAGTGCGCTATCTGGGCCCGGCCTTCGGCGGCATCAATCTGGAGGACATCAAGGCGCCGGACTGCTTCATCATCGAGCAGCAGCTGCGCGAGATGATGGACATCCCAGTCTTCCACGACGACCAGCACGGCACCGCGATCATCGCCGTGGCGGGCCTGATCAACGCGCTGCACCTGACGGGACGGCGGCTTCAGGACATCACACTCGTCATCAACGGCGCCGGCGCGGCGGCGATTGCCTGCGTGGAGCTCGTCAAGGCCATGGGTCTGCCCCATGACAGGGCGATCCTGTGCGACAGCAAGGGCGTGGTCTACAAGGGCCGCACGGACGGGCTGAACCAGTGGAAGGCGGCCCACGCCGCGGAGACCGAGGCGCGCACGCTCACCGACGCGCTTCAGGGCGCGGATGTGTTTCTCGGCCTGTCGGTGAAGGGGGCGCTGACGCCGGAGATGGTGGCCGGCATGGCCGACCAGCCGATCATCTTCGCCATGGCCAACCCGGATCCGGAGATCACGCCGGAGGAGGTCGCGGAGGTGCGCGACGACGCCATCATGGCCACCGGACGCTCCGATTATCCCAACCAGATCAACAACGTCCTCGGCTTCCCCTACATCTTCCGCGGCGCTCTCGACGTGCGCGCACGCACCATCAACGACGCGATGAAGATCGCCGCGGCGGAGGCGCTGGCCAAGCTCGCACGCGAGGACGTGCCCGACGAGGTGGCCGCCGCCTATCACGGGCAGCGCCCGCGCTACGGCCCGGACTACCTGATCCCCGTGCCGTTCGATCCCCGGCTCATCAGCCACATTCCCCCGGCGGTCGCCAAGGCGGCGATGGATTCCGGCGTCGCCGGCAAGGATATCGTGGATATCGACGCCTATGTGGCCGAGCTCAGCGCGCGGCTCGACCCGATCGCCGGCTCGCTTCAGGGCATCTTCGAGCAGGCCCGCCTCAATCCGCGCCGCGTGGTCTTCGCGGAGGGCGAGGAGGAGCGCATGATCCGCGCCGCCAACGCCTTCGCCAATAGCGGGCTCGGCCAGGCGATCCTGGTCGGGCGCGACCAGGAGATCGAGCAGACCGTGCGTACGCTGGGCATCGAGCTCAACGACGCGGTGAGCATCCTCAATGCCCGGCTGTCGGACCGCAACACGGACTATGCGGACTTCCTCTACAAGCGCCTGCAGCGCCGCGGCTTCCTGCTGCGCGACTGCCAGCGGCTGGTCAACAACGACCGCAACATCTTCGGCTCCTGCATGGTCGCGCTCGGCGATGCGGACGCCATGGTGACCGGCATTACGCGCAACTATTCCGTGGCGCTGGAGAATGTCCGCCGCGTCGTCGATCCGCGCGCGGGTCAGCGCATGATCGGCGTATCCATGGCACTGTGCCGCGGGCGCACCGTCTTCATCGCCGACACGACCTGCCACGAGACGCCGGCGGCGGACGAGCTTGCCGACATCGCCGAGGGCGCGGCCGGCGTCGCGCGCCGCTTCGGTTACGAGCCGCGCGTCGCCTTCCTCGCCTTCTCCAATTTCGGCCATCCCAAGGGCGAGCGTTCCGAGACCATGCGCAGGGCCGTCGAACGCCTCGACGAGCGCGGCGTCGATTTCGAGTATGAGGGCGAGATGCAGGCCGATGTGGCGCTCGACCGCCAGGCCATGGCGCTCTACCCCTTCGCGCGCCTCACCGGCCCGGCCAACGTGCTCGTCATGCCGGATGTGGACAGTGCGAGCATCGCCACGAAGATGCTGCAGCAGCTCGGCGGCGTGACGGTTGTCGGCCCGCTGATCGTCGGGCTGGACAAGTCGGTCCAGATCGCGCCGCTCAGCGCGACGGCGAACGAGCTCGTCAACCTCGCCGCCATCGCCGCCTTCGACATCAACGGCTAG